A genomic region of Oncorhynchus mykiss isolate Arlee chromosome 16, USDA_OmykA_1.1, whole genome shotgun sequence contains the following coding sequences:
- the wdr24 gene encoding GATOR complex protein WDR24 gives MEKMSRVTTALGGSAISGRTMFCHLDAPANAISVCRDATQVVVAGRNIFKIYGLEEEQFVEKLNLRVGRKPSLNFSCADVMWHQMEENLLATAATNGAVVTWNLGKPSRNKQDQLFTEHKRTVNKVCFHPTEVYMLLSGSQDGYMKCFDLRKKESVSTFSGQSESVRDVQFSMKDYFTFAASFENGNVQLWDIRRPDRYERMFTAHTGPVFCCDWHPDDRGWLATGGRDKMVKVWDMTTNRAKEIYCVQTIASVARVKWRPERKWHLATCSMMVDHNIYVWDVRRPFIPFATFEEHKDVTTGIVWRHQHDPYFLLSGSKDSTLYQHMFKDASRPVDRANPEGLCFGLFGDLAFAAKESLISGDSNRKPYLGGDRRYPIFFFKKPDLTEQFAHVSSALSVFESSLESKRMDWFVKTALLYLLGGKPFAELCDHNAKVAKELNRPQVSTTWTMLRLMFSDPANLSTPGPNNISKLGNLPLMNSFSMKEMGTESRLDRSKGESRQDNIHLEPGNSLINSNNDENEETEGSEGQAEYMFGDAELDDDDLYSMEHEIQAVEEQEYTLPQEAFPLRHEIMDNPSVPEHLQQDKADSPHASGNEAEVMCLTPIESLSLIAISQPLFSPHLPSRFFCPVVREMLSHYAEQGDVQMAVSVLIVLGDRIRKEIDDLTQEHWYMSYIDLLQRFELWNVSNEVIKLSTCSAITCLNQTSTTLHVNCSNCKRPMSNRGWICDRCHQCASVCAVCHHVVKGLFVWCQGCSHGGHLEHVMNWLKSNSHCPAGCGHLCEYT, from the exons ATGGAGAAGATGTCGCGGGTAACCACAGCCCTGGGCGGCAGTGCCATCAGCGGACGCACCATGTTCTGCCACCTGGACGCGCCCGCCAACGCCATCAGTGTGTGCCGCGATGCCACACAGGTGGTGGTGGCCGGCCGCAATATCTTCAAGATCTACGGCCTGGAGGAGGAGCAGTTTGTGGAGAAGCTCAACCTGCGCGTGGGCCGCAAGCCCTCGCTCAACTTCAGCTGTGCCGATGTCATGTGGCACCAGATGGAGGAGAACCTGCTGGCCACGGCTGCCACCAACGGGGCGGTAGTCACCTGGAACCTGGGGAAGCCATCGCGCAACAAGCAGGACCAGCTGTTCACCGAGCACAAGCGCACGGTCAACAAGGTGTGCTTCCACCCCACCGAAGTCTACATGCTGCTCAGTGGCTCCCAGGATGGCTACATGAAGTGCTTCGACCTGCGCAAGAAGGAGTCAGTTAGCACCTTCTCAG GTCAGTCGGAGAGTGTAAGAGATGTTCAGTTCAGCATGAAGGATTACTTTACTTTTGCTGCTTCCTTTGAGAACGGTAATGTCCAGCTGTGGGACATCCGGAGGCCTGACCGGTATGAGAGGATGTTCACAGCCCACACCGGCCCTGTGTTCTGCTGTGACTGGCACCCCGATGACAG GGGTTGGCTGGCCACTGGTGGCCGGGATAAGATGGTGAAGGTGTGGGACATGACCACCAACCGGGCCAAAGAGATCTACTGCGTCCAAACCATTGCCTCGGTGGCACGGGTCAAGTGGCGTCCTGAGAGGAAGTGGCACCTGGCCACCTGCTCCATGATGGTGGACCACAACATCTACGTGTGGGACGTCCGACGGCCCTTCATCCCCTTTGCCACCTTCGAGGAGCACAAGGACGTGACCACGGGCATCGTGTGGCGCCACCAGCATGACCCCTACTTCCTGCTGTCAGGCTCCAAGGACAGCACACTCTACCAGCACATGTTCAAGGACGCCAGCCGGCCCGTGGACCGGGCCAACCCCGAGGGGCTGTGCTTCGGCCTGTTTGGCGACCTTGCCTTCGCCGCCAAGGAGAGCCTCATCAGTGGCGACTCCAACAGGAAACCCTACCTGGGTGGCGACCGACGCTACCCAATCTTCTTCTTCAAGAAGCCCGATCTGACGGAGCAGTTTGCCCACGTGTCTAGCGCCCTCAGCGTGTTCGAGTCATCTCTGGAGAGCAAGCGCATGGACTGGTTTGTCAAGACGGCGCTCCTCTACCTCCTCGGTGGCAAACCCTTCGCCGAGCTGTGCGACCACAATGCCAAGGTGGCCAAGGAGCTCAACAGACCTCAG GTTTCTACTACATGGACGATGCTTCGGCTCATGTTCTCAGATCCAGCGAACCTCTCGACACCTGGTCCAAATAACATCAGCAAACTGGGCAACCTTCCTTTAATGAACAG TTTCAGTATGAAGGAGATGGGGACGGAGAGTAGGCTGGACCGTAGTAAAGGAGAGAGCAGACAGGACAACATTCACCTGGAGCCTGGGAACTCGCTCATCAACAGCAACAACGACG AGAatgaggagaccgaggggagtgAGGGACAGGCGGAGTACATGTTTGGTGACGCTGAGCTGGATGACGATGACCTCTACTCTATGGAGCACGAAATCCAGGCCG TGGAAGAACAGGAGTACACGCTCCCCCAGGAGGCCTTCCCGCTGCGCCACGAGATCATGGACAACCCGTCGGTCCCGGAGCACCTGCAGCAGGACAAGGCCGACTCGCCGCACGCCAGCGGCAACGAGGCAGAGGTCATGTGCCTGACGCCCATAGAGTCCCTCTCCCTGATCGCCATCTCGCAGCCGCTGTTCAGCCCCCACCTCCCTTCCCGCTTTTTCTGCCCCGTGGTCAGAGAGATGCTGAGCCACTACGCCGAGCAGGGCGACGTGCAGATGGCGGTCTCGGTGCTCATCGTCCTGGGAGACCGCATCCGCAAGGAGATCGACGACCTCACTCAG GAGCACTGGTACATGTCCTACATTGACTTGCTGCAGCGTTTCGAGCTGTGGAACGTGTCCAACGAGGTCATCAAGCTGAGCACTTGCAGCGCCATCACCTGTCTGAACCAGACATCCACCACGCTGCACGTCAACTGCAGCAACTGCAAACGGCCCATGAGCAACAGGGGCTGGATCTGTGACCG GTGCCACCAGTGTGCCAGTGTTTGTGCCGTGTGCCACCATGTGGTGAAGGGGCTGTTTGTGTGGTGCCAA
- the zgc:112496 gene encoding uncharacterized protein zgc:112496 — protein sequence MSGALFTCEDPAVWRKLYGKYWEVVEAKSLGKGKKSGKLLPLDKWFQEELPVAIAGRAYKYVTQPELVKLMEWKLTRGKFRPRLQQLVASNSDEMVEKCSRKAFSLLPDVQAAITELSSLKALGPATASAVLAAGAPEQVAFMADEAVESIPGLGPIQYTPKHYALYLNKMATHTQTLNKVDSERDWTPHRVELCLWAWAVANQLQLPLLKDVNLENSLHNKSDPETNDRPAKRQRTK from the exons ATGAGTGGAGCACTATTCACCTGCGAAGACCCAGCTGTCTGGAGAAAGTTATATGGGAAATACTGGGAGGTAGTGGAGGCCAAGTCCCTTGGGAAGGGCAAGAAGTCTGGAAAACTGCTTCCCTTGGATAAATG GTTTCAAGAGGAGCTGCCTGTAGCCATCGCTGGGCGTGCTTATAAATACGTCACCCAAccagagctggtgaaactgatGGAGTGGAAGCTCACT AGGGGGAAGTTCCGTCCGCGGCTGCAGCAGCTCGTGGCCTCAAACAGTGATGAGATGGTGGAGAAGTGCTCGAGAAAGGCCTTCAGTCTCCTCCCTGACGTCCAGGCAGCCATCACAGAACTCAGCTCTCTCAAAGCCCTGGGCCCAGCCACCGCCTCAG CTGTATTGGCAGCAGGAGCTCCCGAGCAGGTTGCGTTCATGGCCGACGAGGCCGTTGAAAGTATCCCTGGACTGGGGCCCATCCAGTACACACCCAAGCACTATGCTCTCTACTTGAACAAgatggctacacacacacaaacacttaacAAAG TGGACAGCGAGCGGGACTGGACCCCCCATAGGGTGGAGCTGTGTTTGTGGGCATGGGCGGTAGCCAATCAGCTGCAGCTCCCCCTGCTGAAGGATGTGAATCTAGAGAACAGCCTTCACAATAAGTCAGACCCGGAGACCAATGACAGGCCAGCTAAGAGACAGAGGACCAAGTAA